In one window of Fulvia fulva chromosome 5, complete sequence DNA:
- a CDS encoding O-acetyltransferase PaAT-1, whose amino-acid sequence MASSSSATTTMTTDGRPTLRMEEVPLEESASVDSTGGHPASLSTHRAGYSKPRSPTEQSQKTDFSPRSAYVPQSPSSAQPYSTAYSGMFSTVGKPGNNDLADKSLAQDIYGAANTTLSTASQWFKRTSEPQKHLKLKRTAYLDGLRGFGALLVYILHNTGWSHGTWALTIMEAGWGWHGHYYFATAPFIRTFFSGGHLAVAVFFVISGYVLAAKPLSLIQSKETVNLADNLGSALFRRWLRLFIPVLVLTFLWMSSWHLLGFRPSVPQIPERTYLDEVWKWYCDFKNYSFIFNDSYFNAYSFHAWSIPLEFRGSIVIYTTLIAVARCNTANRLRIECALLFYFMYIVDGWYCALFIVGMLLCDLDLLAIRRELPPALKRIYTQPQWVCYILLTVALYIGNVPANSNDIMELRGTPGWYYLSFLKPQAVFNHAWFFRFWAATLLMIIIPRLGWLQSFFETPFCQYLGRISFALYLVHGPVMWSIGDRIYAAVGLARDGHDALVPAWINRFPFPNWGVTGLEVNFLASQLILFPLTLWLAEVFTRLVDEPSVKFTQWLFKTHTTPERDFLV is encoded by the coding sequence ATGGCATCCTCTAGCTCGGCGACCACAACGATGACAACAGACGGACGTCCAACTCTGCGAATGGAGGAAGTTCCTCTTGAAGAGTCTGCCTCTGTCGACTCTACTGGCGGCCATCCAGCTTCACTATCCACGCACAGGGCAGGATATTCCAAGCCTAGATCACCAACGGAGCAGTCACAAAAGACAGATTTCTCTCCAAGATCCGCATACGTACCGCAGTCTCCCTCATCTGCGCAGCCCTACAGCACAGCTTACTCCGGCATGTTCTCGACGGTTGGGAAGCCAGGAAACAACGACCTTGCCGACAAATCTCTCGCCCAGGACATATACGGCGCGGCAAATACAACGCTGTCCACGGCATCACAGTGGTTTAAGAGGACGAGTGAGCCGCAGAAGCACTTGAAGCTGAAGCGTACAGCGTATCTTGATGGCCTAAGGGGCTTTGGCGCCTTACTCGTCTACATTCTGCACAACACGGGGTGGTCGCATGGAACCTGGGCACTTACCATTATGGAGGCTGGCTGGGGCTGGCACGGACACTACTACTTCGCCACCGCTCCGTTCATACGCACCTTCTTCAGTGGTGGCCATCTCGCCGTGGCCGTGTTCTTCGTTATATCAGGCTACGTGCTAGCGGCCAAGCCTCTCAGTTTGATTCAGTCCAAGGAAACTGTGAACCTCGCGGACAATTTGGGATCTGCGCTGTTCAGGCGATGGCTGAGGCTATTCATTCCTGTCCTTGTGCTTACCTTTCTCTGGATGAGTAGCTGGCATTTGCTTGGTTTCCGGCCAAGTGTCCCCCAAATCCCCGAGAGAACGTATCTCGATGAGGTCTGGAAGTGGTACTGCGACTTTAAGAACTACAGCTTTATCTTCAACGATAGCTACTTTAACGCTTACAGCTTCCACGCTTGGTCCATACCGCTGGAGTTTCGTGGCTCGATTGTCATCTACACTACGCTAATTGCCGTCGCTCGCTGCAACACGGCCAACCGCCTACGGATTGAGTGCGCTTTGCTATTCTACTTCATGTACATTGTCGATGGATGGTACTGCGCACTGTTCATTGTGGGGATGCTTCTATGCGATCTGGATCTACTGGCTATTCGGAGGGAGCTACCGCCTGCGCTCAAACGGATATACACACAACCTCAATGGGTCTGTTACATTCTCTTGACGGTTGCCCTGTACATTGGCAACGTACCCGCAAACTCCAACGACATCATGGAATTGCGTGGTACTCCAGGCTGGTATTATCTGTCTTTCCTCAAACCACAAGCCGTGTTCAACCATGCGTGGTTCTTCAGATTCTGGGCAGCAACTCTGCTGATGATCATTATCCCTCGCCTCGGCTGGCTGCAGTCCTTTTTCGAAACGCCGTTCTGCCAGTATCTAGGCAGGATCTCCTTCGCATTGTACCTGGTGCATGGTCCGGTGATGTGGTCAATCGGAGATCGAATCTACGCAGCAGTAGGCCTCGCTCGTGATGGTCACGATGCGCTTGTTCCTGCCTGGATCAACCGCTTCCCGTTTCCCAATTGGGGCGTGACTGGCCTTGAGGTGAACTTCCTCGCGTCGCAACTCATCCTCTTTCCACTGACACTTTGGTTGGCTGAGGTTTTTACGAGGTTGGTTGATGAGCCCAGCGTCAAGTTCACGCAATGGTTGTTCAAGACTCACACGACACCGGAGCGGGACTTCTTAGTATGA